One region of Demequina sp. TMPB413 genomic DNA includes:
- a CDS encoding SGNH/GDSL hydrolase family protein: MGLPVWGAFSYRQSGPPGAPDSGVWALRAIYAVGGAAVVAVLGIFGGSAAWSSSDPENLVSAMVAAASAPEEAARTAEVTPLTVLLLGDSYTAGNGARDESGRPVYYGPERCMRSTGTWGEQYARTMAQEGYAVTLLNRACSAATTGAIIADRSMRDTRVVSYPEPELADVPRTDAFYQEWAAAEARCIPSPGTEEYFAFAVNRAPQPDGSMRVSVACERWLPAQTDALNRDVDLVLMTAGGNDVHFPNIARECLILANPGTCEAAIDEAHSYVREQFADDLLSVFEHIEEKSEGQSKVAYAAYPGLEVSDDLRITSVGLTGVASYPVAEHLAALSREGLEAQREAVAQANARFGDGFVTLMEGVPELFSGHEPDARPSVANPDRWMYEFLETTERDEWYHLKPEGHRALADYAATYGDFGAADDSPPARDVAIVFDQTPGARAAVESALRDSALWLGSRIHVVEERVADDGVKHERRVLAQSSAPAEALAAMKHSSAEAWRAAGSVRIPSRWNAAAQMVHVGDVAMESQAVDAWWTDGGQGLVPSVHAQRVDASQPPDVVSARVKEALATAAQAPHAWAGGVYVAAGERLHLNAQGSYALGSRGGGRLDYAWDLDGDGFFEVETPEARLTVDTGVVEPGWVSVRVTTDSGETSVASAWVAMPPPPVSASTPCVTSDAGAVGQSQSGRRGCRPETGLMAGPASQAVPNAKEPSLRVVGGAARGEALGDGAVEAGDHPLVALTMLSVSMDERVTASYGARARRGSRVNDQGRGRPSELVRRERALRALTSDFGALR, from the coding sequence ATGGGGCTACCGGTTTGGGGGGCATTTTCTTACCGTCAAAGTGGGCCCCCCGGGGCCCCTGACTCGGGGGTTTGGGCGTTGCGGGCTATCTACGCTGTCGGCGGCGCCGCGGTAGTGGCGGTGCTCGGCATTTTCGGCGGCTCAGCCGCGTGGTCTTCGAGCGACCCCGAAAACCTTGTCTCGGCTATGGTCGCAGCCGCCTCCGCTCCAGAAGAGGCCGCCCGTACCGCCGAAGTTACACCATTGACCGTACTCCTCTTGGGGGACTCATACACGGCGGGAAACGGTGCGCGAGACGAATCAGGTCGGCCGGTGTACTACGGCCCAGAGCGATGCATGCGGAGCACGGGTACGTGGGGCGAGCAGTACGCGCGAACCATGGCGCAAGAGGGTTACGCAGTCACGTTGCTGAACCGCGCGTGCTCTGCGGCGACAACGGGCGCGATCATTGCGGACCGCTCCATGCGCGACACCAGGGTGGTGAGCTACCCGGAACCGGAGCTGGCGGACGTCCCGCGGACCGACGCGTTCTACCAAGAATGGGCCGCCGCCGAGGCTCGATGCATTCCTTCACCTGGAACGGAGGAGTACTTCGCGTTCGCGGTCAACAGAGCGCCGCAGCCCGACGGCTCGATGCGCGTCTCGGTCGCGTGCGAACGGTGGCTGCCTGCCCAAACCGATGCCCTGAATAGAGATGTTGACCTGGTCCTCATGACCGCAGGGGGAAACGACGTGCACTTCCCGAACATCGCTCGAGAGTGCCTCATTCTCGCGAACCCCGGCACGTGCGAGGCAGCAATTGACGAGGCACATTCCTACGTGCGCGAGCAGTTCGCTGATGACCTGCTCTCCGTGTTTGAGCACATCGAAGAGAAGTCCGAAGGGCAATCAAAGGTGGCCTACGCCGCGTATCCAGGCCTCGAGGTCAGCGACGATCTTCGCATCACATCGGTCGGTCTCACCGGAGTCGCCTCCTACCCCGTCGCCGAACACCTTGCGGCCCTGTCCCGAGAGGGCCTTGAGGCTCAACGGGAGGCCGTTGCTCAGGCGAACGCGAGATTCGGTGATGGCTTCGTCACGCTCATGGAAGGCGTGCCGGAGCTCTTCAGCGGCCACGAGCCGGATGCCAGGCCGAGCGTCGCCAACCCCGACAGGTGGATGTACGAGTTTCTCGAAACGACCGAGCGAGACGAGTGGTATCACCTGAAGCCGGAGGGTCATCGTGCGCTGGCGGACTACGCGGCGACGTACGGCGATTTTGGCGCCGCCGACGACTCCCCGCCCGCAAGGGACGTGGCGATCGTCTTCGACCAGACACCAGGCGCCCGCGCGGCCGTGGAGTCGGCACTTCGGGATTCGGCGTTGTGGCTCGGTTCTCGCATCCATGTGGTGGAGGAACGGGTGGCGGACGACGGCGTCAAGCACGAGCGTCGCGTTCTTGCGCAGTCATCGGCGCCAGCGGAGGCGCTTGCCGCGATGAAGCACTCGTCGGCTGAGGCGTGGCGCGCGGCCGGATCGGTCAGGATCCCGTCACGGTGGAACGCCGCGGCGCAGATGGTGCACGTGGGCGACGTCGCCATGGAGTCGCAGGCGGTTGACGCGTGGTGGACGGACGGAGGTCAGGGGCTGGTCCCTTCGGTCCACGCTCAGCGTGTCGATGCGAGCCAACCGCCGGACGTTGTCAGCGCGCGCGTGAAAGAAGCTCTCGCCACCGCGGCGCAGGCGCCGCACGCATGGGCTGGCGGGGTGTACGTGGCGGCGGGGGAGCGCCTTCACCTCAATGCACAGGGGTCTTACGCTCTGGGCTCGCGCGGCGGCGGACGCCTCGACTATGCATGGGACCTTGACGGCGATGGGTTCTTTGAGGTGGAGACACCCGAGGCCAGACTGACGGTCGACACAGGCGTCGTCGAGCCGGGATGGGTGAGCGTGCGGGTGACCACAGATAGCGGGGAGACTTCGGTCGCGTCCGCTTGGGTGGCAATGCCTCCTCCTCCGGTCAGCGCCTCTACGCCGTGCGTCACGTCAGACGCAGGTGCCGTCGGCCAGAGCCAGTCCGGCAGGCGTGGTTGCAGGCCCGAGACGGGACTGATGGCTGGCCCCGCGTCGCAAGCGGTGCCGAACGCCAAGGAGCCTTCCTTGCGCGTGGTCGGCGGAGCGGCTCGAGGGGAAGCGCTCGGTGATGGTGCGGTCGAGGCGGGAGACCACCCTCTCGTCGCGCTGACGATGCTTTCCGTCTCCATGGACGAGCGGGTCACTGCCTCGTACGGCGCGCGTGCGCGCCGAGGCTCCCGCGTGAACGATCAGGGCAGAGGACGGCCGAGCGAACTCGTCCGCAGAGAGCGCGCATTGCGTGCGCTCACCTCAGACTTCGGCGCTCTGCGTTAG